The window AGGTGCAGGACTGTGACTACATCGTGCAGGTGAGCCCACAGCCCGCCCTGGGCCCTCTCTGGAGGGGAGCGGTGGGGTTCGGCGGGCCCTGCATCTGGCCTGGGCCACCTCTATTTTGGGGGTGAGCCGGCTGTCAGGGCTCCAGGGGGGCACTTTGGAAGCACACCCCTGGGTGCCAGCGGCCGGTCCTCTCTCTgcgcctcagtttctgcatctgtaagatggggataACCACAGCACTTATCTGGCTGGGTTGTTATAAAGGGAGACGATATCCTAATTACCATTGACTGAACCCCACTGAGAATCAAGCACCAAGCTTGGGAAGAGACGCTCAGAGCATGGGGTTCAGAGCCAGGTGTCTAGACCTGAATcttcttagctgtgtgactttgggaaagtgactcaacttctctgtgcctcaatttcctccacTATAAAATGGTGATGATAATAGCACCTTCCATATAATGTCGCTGTGAGGATTAAAGAGGCTGACATCTAGAAGAGTGTCCCTCAGGCAAGAAGCCAGGCTTTGCAAAATACATGCATGAATGACACATGTAAAGCGCTTGGCTCGGGGTCTGACACATCATAAATGCTCAGTAAACATCAGCTTGTATTATTAGTATCCAACCACcctttttacagatggggaaactgagaacTGGAGAGGGGGAAGGGCTACAGAGTGAGTTAGCCAAGAAGGCAGACCATACCATCCATCCCCAACCTGGTTTTTCTCCCCCAGCCCCAACTCTGagctggagcctcagtttccctacttgCCCAATGGGCACAAGGCGGGGGTGTTGGGAGGTGACAGCCGAAGCTGGCTGGGGCTGGAGAAACCAGTGGTGGCCTGGGAGAACCCAGCCCTTACTGCTTCCCCCGGTCCCATCTGCTCTGCAGAAAGCCCGGGAACGGGGTGCCAAAATTGTGCGGGAGCCCTGGGTGGAGGAAGATAAGTTTGGGAAGGTGAAGTTTGCTGTGCTGCAGACGGTGAGTTAACTTCGGTGCCCCCTGCCCCGTGCTGTCAGCCAGGAGATGCCAGGACTGCCCCTTCCCCAACGAAGTCCATTCTGCATCCCCCATCCCTGCCTCAAAGTATGAAGAGTCTCCCAGAGTCTGCCCCCCTGTAATGCTTTCCCAGGGGCCCATCCTGGCCTTCCTTTCCTCCCcaggtgtgtgtgggtggggtgtGAGCAGCGGGGCATAGGCTTTGGATAGGGGCTTTGGAAAAAAAGGGAGACCTAGACAAATGGGGGCTGGGAAAGCCACAACCCTCACACCTGCGCAACTTTCGAGAAACCGTGTCACCTCTCTGAGTCCGTTTAAATGAGCGAAAACTCAAGTCAGCCCACCTTGGTGATCTGGGACGTGCTACTTACCCTgtcagtgcctcagtttcttcatctacagCCCCTCATAGGGCccttgtaaggattaaatgagataaaagtcATGAAATGCCCTTAGAGCAGGGCCAGGCCTGTCATAGACACCTGGCACATATCAATTCTTTGTAGCACATGTGTTACTGCCATGCGAAGATAGTTGCAGGTCCCTAAGATTAAATGCAACTTAAAGTTTGTTAAAATGGTTGAAAGAGTCGTTCAGTATAATTTGATTCACCGCCCTCGTTCATTCTTCATTTACTCCATGCATTTTATTGAGCACGTGCTCTGGGCCAAGTGTACAAAATCTTGGCCCTCACCAAGTTGCTGGGATGTCAAAGAAACCCCTAACAAATGACAGATCTCAGATCATTCTAGAAAGGGCAAGGGCTTTGTCCACGATTCCATGCTGAGCTGAGGCCAGACCCAGGTTGGAAGCCAGGGCTGTGTTGGCTCCAGTGACACGTGGCCTGGCCCTGGCAGAATGTTGGTGCAGAGGCTGAGCTGGGCTctgctccccgcccccaccccaccccccacagtaTGGGGACACTACCCACACACTAGTGGAGAAGATGGGCTACACCGGCCGCTTCTTGCCTGGATTTGAGGCTCCAGCCATCATGGACCCCCTACTTGCCAAGCTGTGAGTGACCCTAAGGATGGGGGCAAGGGGTACTGGCCCCGATGGGATGGAAAGCAAAGCCCTCTGTCTCCGAGGCAGACTGGGCCTCTCTGATGAGACATCCAGGGAACTCCAAAGAGTCCCAAGTGTGGCCTGGAGAGCTGGTGCTAGGTGCACAGATCAGGCTGCCTGAGGTCAAAACCCCAGCTTGGCACTTCACAGCCATGAACCTTGGGgaaatcatttaatttctctgtgcctctgtttctccATCTGTCAAATGGGGGTACTACGGTACATCCTCATGAGACTTggtgaggactaaatgagttcATAGAAAGTGCTACCTAAGTGAACTATTTTGTTATTGAGGGGTCAGCAGGGAGGGTCACACAGGAAGTAGACTTCTTCTCGCACCTCCaattccttccccttcccccaggCCCAGCTGCAGTCTCGAGATTATCGATCACATTGTGGGAAACCAACCTGACCAAGAGATGGTATCTGCCTCTGAATGGTGAGCCCCtggcccaccctcccctccccaaagGGACCGGACCTCACAGGAGACCAGCCCACCCCACAATTCTTATCGCTAGACATCAAAGTGGAAGATAAAGGACAGGGTGGTGTAGAGGCTAGCCTGAGGTcactgattcatttattcattccaaaAACATCACCATGGAGACTAGAGGAATTAAAGCCCAAAGTGACACCTTGGTCCTTTCTCTAAGGCTCCTGGGCAAATGGGGcagtggaatggctttaaaatgggaatttgttaagttacaagtgtacagttctaaggtcataaaaatgtccaaactaaggcattgagagaaaggtaccttgactcaagaaaggctgatgtctgtcacacgggaaggcacatgtctgGTGCCTGCTGttccttgttcccggttccattgcttcacagcttctgatgccagtggtttcctctctgagcatctgtgtgccttcacttagctccttcgagacacaactctgggttctggcttgcttagcatctcgtgggaaggcacatggctacatctgctggggtctccaAATGcccatgtctaagcatctgctttctctgtcgacactccaagcatctccaaatgtctgcatctctgtcaacTTCTATAGCAACTGTTCCCCAAGCAtctgcatttgaggtttctccaaaacttttcccattttaaaggactctagtaaactaatcaagacccaccttgaatgggttgagtcacatctccatctaatcaaaaggtcacacccacaattgagtggattaaaGCTCCATAGAAACCTAATCAAGAGAgttcaccctacaatattgaatcaggattaaagaacatggcttttctggggtacgtaacagtttcaagccagcacactgcCCAAACAATGCCCTGGTGCAAACTAGAAACAAGTGCCTCTCTCGAGGCACTTTACTTCCATCTGCAAGAGAATTGCCAAACTATGCATGTTTTGTTAAAACAAGATGCTTTAGTGttacaaacaataaaaatgaaggacTCCAACTAGAAGATAGATTAGTGGAAAAGTATAAGAGTTTGCAAGTATTAGTTTTTGTTTCTATAATCAGTTAAGAGACTGCTCCTCATTTTGGGGGATACTAGTATGTATTTGTAATGTTTCcctaaaattatctttttattttgtaagacCCATACATGCTGGTTAAATTCGTTTAAAATTTGGGCTACTGTCATGAATGATTTCACTGCCATCAGCCAGGCTGATTGATGTATTGTAAATGTCATTCCTTCCTGcttattttaatacttaaaattgtatataaaattcttagaaagcCTACATAATACGAGTACCAGCCTTGCCAAGTACcaatttcctttgaaatttgaCACCAATTAAAGTGGTTTGAGTGGAGACAGAGGTACAGGAAagcatataaatatctttttttttttaatttgcaacaGTATCCTTTATGTGGGAGAAGTTACTATTCAAGAGGAAGGTGGCTTAAATGGATGTTTGTATTCATTGAGActttttcttataacatttttaaaattgagtaatTGTTAAATGCCCCATTTTGCTCTGTATGTACTTAAAGTTTTAGTATTCTGTCCTTTAACGAGGTGGGTTTCTAAAATCCAAACCAGTACTTGGGGAGGTTAGATGGCTGTGTTTTTAGGCTTTGTGTGTATGAgtggttttgtttgctttttggttgTGTTTTCCTCCAGAGATTTTGAACTTTAATCAATAATCAtgtgggtaatttttttttaagagctttAGGTTTTCTCTTAAGTAAAATTGTGAACATGCATGTTTCAAGGGTAGGGCATCAGTTATAGAGCTGGGTAGCATTGTAGATTGTACCATGTGCCTTGTCAGTGTGTTTCTGGACACAGTTTTTCCAATAACTTGAAAACCCAAAAGGgacattagggaaaaaaaaaagggacattaTGTTAGGTATATACTGTACATGAATCTATGCAAAATGGCAGCTTGTTTTCTTGAGccactgttggaatttttttcttctttttatagaaATTTTTAATACTGATTGCTTCATAGGTGCTCAGTTTTATACACAGACTGAGCAGTACAGCACTGTGCCAAAAATAAGTATAGCATTGCTTAAACATTGTGTAGTAACACCAGTTCTTTGTAATTTGGTTCAGTGGTGCATGTTTTGCACTACCTGGAAGTTGCAGCAGTCTTTAATCTGTCagtaaataaaatgtcttttaacttcaaaaaaaacacaaaaaacaagatgctttaaaaaataaataaataaataaacaaacaagatgCTTTATTTCCGCTTGAAGGAAATTGTCATATTTAAGGTACAAATCTGCAAGATCTAGGATGTGAATGGTGCTTCCATTTAGGAACCTGCTTGGAGATGGATTTTGGAGGGTGGAAATGGGGGTGAGGAGGCAGTCCCAGGCCGACGCTCAGAGCCGATGCCTCCTTCTGGCCACCCCCCAGGTACGTGAAGAACCTCCAGTTCCACCGTTTCTGGTCCGTGGATGACACGCAGGTGCACACAGAATACAGTTCTCTGCGTTCCATCGTGGTCACCAATTATGAGGAGTCCATCAAGATGCCCATCAATGAGCCTGCACCGGGCAAGAAGAAGTCCCAGATCCAGGTGGGGCCTTCACGGGGCCCTGGGGACCTGGCTGGGCAACAAGATAGCAGGGAAGTGACTTGGGTGCTTCTTGTGGGGGCAGGGATGTGGGTGATGGGAGAAAACAACAGTGGTTTCCTTGTTTCCCTCCCCCAGGAATATGTGGACTATAACGGGGGTGCCGGAGTGCAGCACATAGCTCTCAAGACCCAAGACATCATCACTGCGGTGAGAACCCCACTCCTGGTCCTAATTTGCCTCTCGTGCCACTCAAGGGGGCAGGCCTGGGGCCCCTCCCTCTGGCCTGCAGAGTGGATGGGGCTTCTTTATTGGTTTCTGGAACTCAGAGCTCACCCTTCTCCACCCTTGAAGCTTCGAACCCTGTGCAGAACCCTCTTGGCTTTAGAGGTAGCAGGTGCCAGGGAATCCAGAAGCCTGGAttccagtcccagctctgcctgtGACTTGCTGTGCCTCCCAGGGGGGATTTCCCCCACCCCCGGGCTTCAGTAACCTCCctagaaaataagaatattagTCTATAGGATCTATTAGGTCCTTTCAGCCAAATTAAATGTCCCTTTGGGGAGGCTGAGTCATGCATCAATATGACATGTGGATAAGAACCTGGACATGGGAAGCATATCGGCCCAGTCAAATCTTAGCTTTCCAAAAGAATTCACTTGGCAACTTCAGTCTTGAGATGTGTTTTTGAGCACCTACCGCGTACCAGACACTTGGATATATCAGCAAACAATACAGTAGTTTCCATCCTTTTGGCAGCGAGAAGCCAGGCATTAGGAATGGTAATACATTAGGTAGGCAGTGAGTGCTCTGGAGGAAAGTAAAGCTGGGAGGTATGGCAGCGAACATGGAAGGCACTGCAAGTTAACAGGGCCATCAGGGAAGGCCTTAATGAGGAGACATTTGAGAGAGCAAAGGCTCATCTTTTATGGTTgaggaaggggaaggagagaagtaTGTGGGAATGTGGGAAAGTGCCCCAGGCACCAGGAACAGTCAAAGTCAAGGCCCTGAGAGGGGACTGTGTCCGGAAGGTTCAAGGAACAGCAATGAGCATGGTGGCTGGAACAGAATGAGCAAAGGAAAGCGATCAGGAGGAGGAGGTGCAGGCAGACAGCATGGGTCAGGGTGTGAAATCTGAATTTTACTGAGATGTGACACCGCTGAGGGGCAACTGGAGGAGTGACATGATTTGATTTATATGTTCACAAGATCACTTTGGTTGCTATGTTGAGAATGAATCCTTCCTcactccatgcctcagtttccccagctatAAAATGGACAGAATCCTAGTCCAGATACGTCCAAACATTAGTGCCTGGACATCATGAGGCAACATGTGCCTTGAAGCAGGCATGTAGCGAGTGTTCCCTAAACGTGGGTGATTCCTGTTCTCCTAATGGGGCCCCAGAGTTGGCGTCATCCCACTACATGGTAGCCGGGGGAGCTGGGATAGGACTGCCCGCCCTGCCCCCCaactcctccctgcctcctcctggcTCTGCACCAGGACTAGAGGTGTTGAGCAGGGACAGGGGATGAGGCTGACCTCAACCCTGCTCCGGGACAGATCCGCCATTtgaaagagagaggcatggagttCTTGGCTGTCCCACCCACGTACTACAAACAACTACGCGAGAAGCTCAAGACGGCCAAGATCCGGGTGAAGGAAAATATCAACATCCTGGAGGTGAGACCCAGTGCAGGGTGGCCCAGAGAGCCAGCCCCCTGGTGCTTGCATATGAGGGGGTGCAGACAGAAGACAAGCAGATAGACAACACACACACCATGTGGGAGAGTCGGCACCACAAGATAGACTGTGCCTTGGGGCTGTGTTACACGGtcgtgatggtggtggtggtagtggaggCAGTGGTGGTCTCGTGAGGAGGTGTCGTTCAGGTGAAGTCTACATGATGGAAAGGAGCTGGCCATGCAAAGTTCTGGGAAGGTATATGCCTGGCTGAGGGatcagcaagtgcaaaggtcctgaggcaggaacaAGCTTGGTGtgtccaaagaaaaaaagaaatgcagaggGATGAAGAGTAGTATCTGAGGAGACACCGAAGTCAAAACAGTAGGGAGGGGCCAAGTCTTCTTATCAGCCATTTAGAAGTTTAGATTTTGCTCTTTTGTGGCCAGAAGCCATTGGagggttttgtttttaacaattttttgagATATGATTCAGATACcgtacaattcacccatttaaagtgtacagttcagtggctttTAGCATATTTACAAAGTTGTGAATCACCTCCGATCCCCCCagttcccccagcccctggcaaccagtCATTATTtgctgtctctatggatttgcctattctggataatatttcatttaaatggaattatacaatctATAGTTCTTGTGTCTGTCTACTCTCACTCAGCGTCATGTTTTCAAGCTTTATCCCTATGgttcatgtatcagaacttcatttctctcttgtggctgaataatattctactgcatatgacacattttgtttctccattcctCAACTGATGGACAATAGGCTTCTTtccacttttggctattatgaataatgctgctctgaatattcgtatacaagtttttgtgtggacataggtgttctggtttgctagctgccggaatgcaacacaccagagacagattggcttttaataaaaggggatttattttgttggttcttcagaggaaaggcagctaactttccactgaggctctttcttacgtggaaggcacaggatggtctctgctggtcttctctccaggcccctgggttccaacaactttccccggggtgacttctttctgcatctccaaaggcctgggctgagctgctagtgctgagatgaggaatgccgagctgcttagctgtgctacattgcgatctctcatttaagcaccagccaattaagtcaaacgtcactcattacagcagacacgcctcctagccgactgcagatgtaattagcaacagatgagattcacctaacattggctcatgtccacagcaacagaactaggtgccttcacctggccaagttgacaactgaatcaaactaccacaataggttttcagttctcttgggtgtAAACCCAGAAGTGGGATAATTGGATCCCACGGTGGTAGCtccatgtttaacattttgaagcaTAGCCAGACCGTCTCCCAAacaggctgcaccattttattttcctacaagatgagggttccaatttttccCGGAGGGCTTTAAATAAGGAGTAACACGGTCTGATTTTAAAGCTTGCTCTGCCTTCTGTGGGGAGGATGGATTGGGGGGAGGCAAGGGGGGAAGCAGGGAGGTGGTCCATGGATGATGGCGGTGGTTTAAACAGTGTCTTAATTTCCGGGGCCTGCTGCAGTCAAGTCCTTAAAGCAGAAGTGTAATGGcacacagttctggagaccagaaatccaaaatcaagaccGTGCCTTGTCTCTTCCTGCCTTCTAGTGGTGGTGGGTGGTCCTTGATGTCGTTTGGCTTGTGGTAGCATCAttccagtctctgcctcagtGGTCACGTGGCCATCTCCCctctgtctgtgtccaattctccccttataaggacaccagtcatatggGATTCGGACCCACCCTAAATGGGATTTGGTCTCATCACTTCCAAACACAGCCCAAGTCACAGGATGGGGATTAGGATTTGGATGTGACTTTTGGGAGACAAACCCATAGCAGACAGGAAGGCTGCAGGGACGTGGTAACAGGACAATGTGGGGATAAA is drawn from Tamandua tetradactyla isolate mTamTet1 chromosome 5, mTamTet1.pri, whole genome shotgun sequence and contains these coding sequences:
- the HPD gene encoding 4-hydroxyphenylpyruvate dioxygenase encodes the protein MTTYSDKGAKPERGQFLHFHSVTFWVGNAKQAASFYCNKMGFEPLAYKGLETGSREVVSHVIKQGQIVFVLSSALNPWNKEMGDHLVKHGDGVKDIAFEVQDCDYIVQKARERGAKIVREPWVEEDKFGKVKFAVLQTYGDTTHTLVEKMGYTGRFLPGFEAPAIMDPLLAKLPSCSLEIIDHIVGNQPDQEMVSASEWYVKNLQFHRFWSVDDTQVHTEYSSLRSIVVTNYEESIKMPINEPAPGKKKSQIQEYVDYNGGAGVQHIALKTQDIITAIRHLKERGMEFLAVPPTYYKQLREKLKTAKIRVKENINILEELKILVDYDEKGYLLQIFTKPVQDRPTLFLEVIQRHNHQGFGAGNFNSLFKAFEEEQNLRGNLTDLETNGVA